The genomic segment TCCTTTAAGATCTCTTGGCTGGCTCGACTCACCTCCCTGCCCCGGACGTAGGGAACGATGCAAAAAGAACAGAAGTTATCGCACCCCTGCATAATGGAGACGAAAGCCACAACCTTGGAAGCAGGAGGAGAAAAGGGAAGCGTAGCATAAGGATCCACCCGGCCGTTGAGATTCGCGGCCAAGCCTCGTTTACCGGAAGCTTCCAGGTCATTAAGGAGTTCAGCGATCCGGCTCAGTTCTTTCGTTCCCACCACAAAGTCAACGTGGGGAAAACGTTGGAGAAAAGTCTCCCCTTCTTGCTGGGCCAGGCAGCCGCCGATGCCAATGATCAGCTTCGATTTCTTTTTTTTAAGCTCCCGCAATCGGCCCAGAGCGCTATAGACCTTCTGCTCCGGCTTCTCGCGGACACTACAGGTATTCAGAAAAATCAAATCCGCTTCGGAAGGATCCTCAACCAGGTGGTAATTTCTCGCGGCCAGCAAATGGGTAATACGTTCCGAGTCGTAAACGTTCATCTGGCAACCGAATGTTTTCATATAGAGTTTTTTCGGGTGCATGGTAAAAAAAGATTAGCACCTCCTCAGCCCCCTGTCAATTTCGGATTGCGGAACAAACAGTTCGGAGTTGGGAGTTTTAAAAAATTTAACCCTCCGGGCCCCAAATTCAAAACCCCAAATTAGAATCTCCGGACTCCGAACTTATTACTCCGAACTACTTATAGGGCAGATTGAAGGATGCAGTGTAGTAGAACATTGCCTCCGGCTTCGCAGTCTTCCCATCGCGTATTTTCTACTTCAACATGACTTCGCCCGCCGATACTCGGAACGAATATCATGGCGGTTGGGGCTACCTGACTCAGGTAGGTGGCATCGTGCCCGGCTCCGCTGACCAAAGAATAACTGGGATAGCCGAGTTGTTCGGCAATTTTCCCAACTTGGTTTACCAGGGATTTATCAAATGGGGTATGCTCTACTTTCCAGACCTTCTCGATCCGGGCAGGGCAGCCCCTTTTGGTAGCGATTTTTCGGAAACCGTTGTGCAATTCTTCCCCGGCCCGATCCGCCAATGGGTCATCCCAAGAGCGGAGATCAACGGTAAAATGGACTTGACCGGGAATGATGTTTCTGGAATTGGGATAGTTGTGGATTTCTCCGACCGTCGCGACCATATTGCCTCCCATTTGGGCCGGTAAGGATTCTACCTGCAAGATCATCTCTGCCGCAGCGCCCAATGCATCATTCCTTCCTTCCATGGGAGTTGGGCCGACCTGGTTCGCTTTCCCCTCTACGAAAACATCATACCAACTGATACCTACAATGCCCTGGGGAACTCCGATTCTCTTGCCCACTCTTTCCAAGATAGGTCCTTGTTCGATATGAAATTCAAAATAGGCATGTACTGGCCACTGTTTAGCCGGTGCTTGGCCTCGATATCCAATCCTCTCCAGTTCTTCTCCAATTTTTTTCCCATGAAAATCCTTGCGGGCATACGCCCAATCTCTTTCCAATTTTCCTGCCCAAACCCCAGAACCCACCATCGCCGGGGAAAACCGGGAACCTTCTTCGTTCGTCCAATTAACGACCATAATGGACCTGGTAGTTTCAATTTTGTTTTCCTGGATCGTTCGCATGACTTCCAGGGCTCCCATGACGCCTAAAATTCCATCAAAACGGCCTCCTTTAGGCTGGGAATCGATATGGGAACCGCTCATTACGGGGGGCAAGCTGGCGTTCTTCCCAGGCCGCCGGCCAAAGATATTGCCCATTTCGTCCATCGTGACTTCCAGTTCGATTTCCCGCAGCCATTTTATGAACAAATCTCTCGCTTGCTTATCTTCATCTGACAGGGCCAAGCGCTGAACCCCACCTCCAGAGGTCCTTCCGATTTCAGCCATTTTTTCTAATGTATTTTTTAGGCGTTCACCGTTTATTCTCAGGTATCTTATGTCCATGGGCGGCCTCCCTTCTCCTCCCTGTCTTTCTTTTATTTTTATCAATATTTTTAAGTTTTTAACACACTTTTAAAATATATTCTTCTGAAATTAAGATGTTGTTTGAGCCAGGGCATCCAATTATTTATTTCACTTTCAAAAATCCTGCCGATTTGATATCTGGTAAAATTTCCGTTATCCTATAATTATGAGCACGATCATCATAATGGCAACCATAGCCCTAATGCTCATTGGCCTTATCGGGTCCGTTCTTCCCTTTATTCCCGGCTCTCCCTTAATTCTCCTGGGCGCTTTCATCTATGCCTGGTATACAGATTTTTTAGTTGTAACCTGGGGGACTTTGGTAATCCTTTTGCTCCTTACTGTTCTGAGCCAAATCCTGGATTATTTGGCCTCCATTCTGGGGGCGAAGAAATTCGGGGCCAGCCGGTGGGGCATGAGCGGTGCCTTTTTAGGGGGAATCATCGGTCTATTTAGCGGTGGAATCCTGGGAATCCTTATCGGCCCCTTCATCGGCGCGCTCCTGCTGGAATTATTGCATGGCCAGGATTTGCCTGCCTCCTTAAAAATTGGGCTGGGGACTTTGGTTGGTTTTCTCGGGGGGGCCATAGGGAAAATAATCATAGCGCTCAC from the Deltaproteobacteria bacterium genome contains:
- a CDS encoding DUF456 domain-containing protein; this translates as MATIALMLIGLIGSVLPFIPGSPLILLGAFIYAWYTDFLVVTWGTLVILLLLTVLSQILDYLASILGAKKFGASRWGMSGAFLGGIIGLFSGGILGILIGPFIGALLLELLHGQDLPASLKIGLGTLVGFLGGAIGKIIIALTMIGIFLVKIIG
- a CDS encoding tRNA (N6-isopentenyl adenosine(37)-C2)-methylthiotransferase MiaB, whose translation is MKTFGCQMNVYDSERITHLLAARNYHLVEDPSEADLIFLNTCSVREKPEQKVYSALGRLRELKKKKSKLIIGIGGCLAQQEGETFLQRFPHVDFVVGTKELSRIAELLNDLEASGKRGLAANLNGRVDPYATLPFSPPASKVVAFVSIMQGCDNFCSFCIVPYVRGREVSRASQEILK
- a CDS encoding Zn-dependent hydrolase; the encoded protein is MDIRYLRINGERLKNTLEKMAEIGRTSGGGVQRLALSDEDKQARDLFIKWLREIELEVTMDEMGNIFGRRPGKNASLPPVMSGSHIDSQPKGGRFDGILGVMGALEVMRTIQENKIETTRSIMVVNWTNEEGSRFSPAMVGSGVWAGKLERDWAYARKDFHGKKIGEELERIGYRGQAPAKQWPVHAYFEFHIEQGPILERVGKRIGVPQGIVGISWYDVFVEGKANQVGPTPMEGRNDALGAAAEMILQVESLPAQMGGNMVATVGEIHNYPNSRNIIPGQVHFTVDLRSWDDPLADRAGEELHNGFRKIATKRGCPARIEKVWKVEHTPFDKSLVNQVGKIAEQLGYPSYSLVSGAGHDATYLSQVAPTAMIFVPSIGGRSHVEVENTRWEDCEAGGNVLLHCILQSAL